Proteins encoded within one genomic window of Haematobia irritans isolate KBUSLIRL chromosome 5, ASM5000362v1, whole genome shotgun sequence:
- the LOC142237559 gene encoding cytochrome P450 6a9-like, protein MAITSVLIYIIMAMVTLAVCYVRKRLNYWKERGIAHEEPSLLAGNFQGVTTERSIADCTRHIYNKFKGSGPFCGFYIFQRPAVLVLDTDLVKHILIKDFSKFTDRGLFYNEKGDPLTGHLFLLDGAKWRNLRTKLSPTFTTGKMKFMYPSIIEVAENFMQVFGLMCEKSPTVEITEMLARFTTDIIGKCAFGIDCNSLKDPNAEFRIMGKRSLIEQRHGRLLTNFIDGFPSVARKLNMGIIKDEITEFFLRIVRETVAYRQQQNIKANDFLNILMDLQQAGEKEKNVSLTLEEMAAQVFVFFIAGFETSSSTMGFTLYELAQNQDIQQKMREEINEVFDAEGKVTYEAIHKLPYLGQVISETLRKYTIVPHLNRKALEDYVVPGHSKYVIKKDMCVIIPSAAMHHDPDLYPDPEKFDPERFDAENVKQRETVQFLAFGDGPRNCIGLRFGLMQTRVGLAYLLHNFKFSICNETEIPLVWNKKAFLLGAKNGIFLKVEKI, encoded by the exons ATGGCAATTACGTCTGTGTTGATTTACATTATCATGGCAATGGTTACATTAGCCGTTTGCTATGTTCGGAAACGTCTCAATTATTGGAAAGAACGGGGCATTGCCCATGAGGAACCCAGTTTGTTGGCTGGTAACTTTCAAGGTGTTACGACCGAACGCAGCATTGCCGACTGTACGCGccatatttataataaattcaaaGGCTCTGGACCTTTTTGTGGATTTTATATCTTCCAAAGACCTGCAGTTCTAGTCTTAGATACTGATTTAGtgaaacatattttaataaaagatTTCTCAAAATTCACCGATCGTGGCCTATTCTATAACGAGAAGGGTGATCCCCTGACAGGGCATTTATTCCTTTTGGATGGAGCCAAATGGAGGAATCTACGCACTAAGCTTTCGCCCACATTCACAACAGGCAAAATGAAATTCATGTATCCCTCCATTATTGAAGTGGCTGAGAATTTTATGCAAGTCTTTGGTCTAATGTGCGAGAAATCCCCTACAGTCGAAATCACGGAGATGTTGGCCCGATTCACAACCGATATCATAGGCAAGTGTgcatttggtattgattgcaaCAGCCTAAAGGATCCAAATGCAGAATTTCGTATAATGGGCAAACGTTCACTGATCGAACAGCGACATGGGAGACTTTTAACTAACTTCATTGATGGATTTCCTTCAGTGGCTCGTAAATTGAATATGGGCATCATAAAGGATGAAATAACAGAATTCTTTCTACGGATAGTGCGTGAAACGGTGGCCTATCGTCAGCAGCAAAATATCAAAGCTAAtgatttcctaaatattctaatGGATTTACAGCAGGCAGGGGAAAAGGAGAAGAATGTCTCTTTGACTCTAGAAGAGATGGCTGCTcaggtttttgtatttttcataGCAGGTTTTGAAACATCATCCTCCACAATGGGTTTTACCCTATACGAATTAGCCCAAAATCAAGACATTCAACAAAAAATGCGTGAAGAAATCAATGAGGTATTCGATGCTGAGGGTAAAGTTACCTATGAGGCCATACATAAATTACCTTATTTGGGCCAAGTGATATCAG AAACCCTACGCAAATACACCATTGTACCCCATCTAAATCGTAAAGCTTTGGAAGACTATGTTGTTCCTGGCCATAGTAAATATGTCATCAAAAAGGATATGtgtgttattataccctcagcGGCCATGCATCATGATCCCGATTTATATCCTGATCCAGAAAAATTTGATCCTGAACGTTTCGATGCTGAAAATGTTAAACAACGTGAAACCGTTCAATTTCTAGCCTTTGGTGATGGTCCACGCAATTGTATTGGTTTGCGTTTTGGCTTAATGCAAACTCGTGTTGGTTTGGCCTATCTTttgcataatttcaaattttccatttgcAATGAGACTGAGATTCCCTTAGTGTGGAATAAAAAAGCATTTTTACTGGGTGCAAAGAATGGTATATTTTTAAAAGTAGAAAAAATATag